One Tamlana carrageenivorans genomic region harbors:
- the ilvD gene encoding dihydroxy-acid dehydratase, whose product MKELNKHSRRLTQDQSQPASQAMLYAVGLTDEDMSKAQVGIASTGYDGNPCNMHLNGLKDEVKVECNIAGLVGLGFNTIGVSDGISMGTSGMNYSLASRDIIADSIETVMNAQSYDALISVVGCDKNMPGAVIAMLRLNRPSIMMYGGTIASGKYKGRKLNIVSAFEALGQKVAGEIDEEEYREIIKSAIPGAGACGGMYTANTMASAIECMGFALPYNSSIPAENPNKLSESERTARAIKNLLELDLKPLDIISKKSIENAIALVNALGGSTNAVLHFLAIAHAADIDFTLEDFQRVSDRTPLIADLKPSGKYLMEDVHGIGGTPAVMKYLLDNGYLYGDCMTVTGKTLAENLKDVEPLTFEDDQDVIFPKDKALKSSGNLQILYGNLAEEGAVAKISGNEGLLFEGKAVVYDGEQAANTGISNGEVAKGDVVVIRYVGPKGGPGMPEMLKPTSLIMGAGLGKSVALITDGRFSGGTHGFVVGHITPEAQTGGAIGLIKTGDTIRISAEDNSINVLISEEELAQRKAAWVQPELKHKKGILYKYAKSVASASKGCVTDA is encoded by the coding sequence ATGAAAGAACTTAATAAACATAGTAGAAGACTAACGCAAGATCAATCGCAGCCAGCATCTCAAGCCATGTTGTATGCTGTAGGATTAACTGATGAGGATATGAGCAAAGCTCAAGTTGGAATTGCTAGTACAGGCTATGATGGAAACCCGTGTAACATGCACTTAAACGGATTGAAAGATGAGGTTAAAGTAGAGTGTAATATAGCTGGTCTAGTAGGTTTAGGGTTTAATACTATTGGTGTTAGTGATGGTATTTCTATGGGAACCTCAGGGATGAATTACTCTTTGGCTTCTCGTGATATTATTGCCGATTCTATTGAAACTGTAATGAATGCACAAAGTTATGATGCGTTAATTTCTGTAGTAGGCTGTGATAAAAACATGCCAGGTGCTGTTATCGCCATGCTACGTTTAAACCGTCCGTCTATTATGATGTATGGTGGAACGATTGCTTCAGGGAAATATAAAGGGCGTAAACTAAATATTGTTTCTGCTTTTGAAGCTCTAGGACAAAAAGTAGCCGGAGAAATTGACGAAGAAGAATATAGAGAAATTATAAAAAGTGCCATTCCAGGTGCTGGAGCTTGCGGTGGTATGTACACAGCAAACACCATGGCTTCGGCGATTGAGTGTATGGGGTTTGCACTGCCTTATAACTCTTCAATTCCTGCTGAAAATCCGAATAAATTATCGGAAAGTGAAAGAACAGCACGCGCGATTAAAAATCTTTTAGAATTAGACCTAAAACCTTTAGATATCATTTCTAAAAAATCTATCGAGAATGCGATTGCTTTGGTAAACGCCCTTGGAGGATCTACTAATGCGGTACTTCACTTTTTAGCGATTGCTCATGCAGCAGATATCGATTTTACACTGGAAGATTTTCAACGTGTAAGTGATAGAACGCCATTAATTGCCGATTTAAAACCTAGTGGTAAATATTTAATGGAAGATGTTCATGGTATTGGTGGTACGCCAGCAGTTATGAAATACCTTTTAGATAACGGGTATTTATACGGCGACTGTATGACCGTAACAGGAAAAACGCTAGCTGAAAACTTAAAAGATGTAGAGCCATTAACTTTTGAAGATGATCAAGATGTGATTTTCCCTAAAGACAAGGCTTTAAAATCTTCAGGAAACTTACAAATCCTTTACGGAAACTTAGCTGAAGAAGGTGCGGTTGCAAAAATTTCTGGAAATGAAGGCTTGTTATTCGAAGGTAAAGCAGTGGTTTACGATGGTGAGCAAGCGGCAAATACAGGTATTTCAAACGGTGAAGTTGCTAAAGGTGATGTGGTTGTTATCCGTTATGTCGGACCTAAAGGTGGTCCAGGAATGCCAGAAATGCTGAAGCCAACCTCATTAATTATGGGTGCTGGTTTAGGGAAATCGGTGGCTTTAATTACCGACGGTCGTTTTTCTGGTGGAACACACGGTTTTGTAGTTGGGCATATTACGCCTGAAGCGCAAACTGGTGGGGCTATCGGACTTATTAAAACTGGAGATACTATTAGAATTAGTGCTGAAGATAACTCTATTAATGTGTTAATTTCTGAAGAAGAATTAGCACAGCGAAAAGCAGCATGGGTACAGCCAGAATTAAAACATAAAAAAGGTATTTTATATAAATATGCAAAATCGGTAGCATCGGCTTCAAAAGGTTGTGTTACAGATGCATAA
- a CDS encoding peptidoglycan-binding domain-containing protein, protein MYHFHPIAFVEQMKMMVGKVYKKGDKGSEKGKILQEINIRLAGFGGNVPDEDFTERTEKTVIQFQKDYMKIAPTGIVDNETIIAIDEFSEKWLENIITYKCLCHTPSSKVSLNNRCTGYGKGGKNEHPGMHRSLLWSISALKFYLSEQKKYAYSNTSAGYRCWAHNNSIPRKSTNHMGKAVDIQYYENGNKIRSKKLSNLVPLKEIRDKFYINHLNSVEGWAGRKNNFRLEPIGLGKDQSYSWIHMDVTKYEQKYLTDKFFVKKQSLIKGKPLNEL, encoded by the coding sequence GTGTATCATTTTCATCCGATTGCTTTTGTGGAGCAGATGAAGATGATGGTTGGGAAAGTTTATAAAAAAGGAGATAAAGGTTCAGAAAAAGGAAAAATACTTCAAGAGATAAATATTCGATTGGCAGGTTTTGGTGGAAATGTGCCCGACGAAGACTTTACAGAACGCACAGAGAAAACAGTAATTCAATTTCAAAAAGATTATATGAAAATTGCGCCGACTGGGATTGTTGATAATGAAACTATAATAGCTATTGATGAGTTTTCGGAAAAATGGTTAGAAAATATAATTACTTATAAATGTCTATGTCACACACCTAGTTCAAAAGTTTCATTGAATAATAGATGTACTGGTTATGGTAAGGGCGGTAAAAATGAACACCCTGGTATGCATAGAAGTCTATTATGGAGCATAAGCGCCTTAAAATTTTATTTGTCTGAACAAAAAAAATATGCATATTCGAACACTTCTGCAGGTTATAGATGTTGGGCACATAATAACTCGATCCCAAGAAAATCAACAAATCATATGGGGAAAGCAGTAGATATACAATATTATGAGAACGGCAATAAAATAAGGTCGAAAAAGCTATCTAATCTTGTGCCATTAAAAGAGATACGAGATAAATTTTATATAAATCACTTAAATTCAGTAGAAGGGTGGGCAGGGAGAAAGAATAATTTTAGACTAGAGCCCATTGGATTAGGGAAAGATCAATCCTATAGTTGGATCCATATGGATGTTACAAAATACGAACAGAAATATTTGACTGATAAATTTTTCGTTAAGAAACAAAGTTTAATTAAAGGAAAACCATTAAATGAATTATAA
- the metK gene encoding methionine adenosyltransferase — protein MAYLFTSESVSEGHPDKVADQISDALIDNFLAFDTDSKVACETLVTTGQVVLAGEVKSTTYLDVQKIARDTINKIGYTKGEYMFDGNSCGVLSAIHEQSEDINQGVDRGSKEEQGAGDQGMMFGYATNETENFMPLALDLSHLILRELADLRRENNEITYLRPDSKSQVTIEYDDDNIPQRIEAIVVSTQHDDFADDETMLAKIRKDIVEILIPRVISKLPEAIQKLFNDDIKYHINPTGKFVIGGPHGDTGLTGRKIIVDTYGGKGAHGGGAFSGKDPSKVDRSAAYATRHIAKNLVAAGVADEVLVQVSYAIGVVEPMGIFIDTYGTCPFNMTDGEIAEKVSQIFDMRPFAIEERLKLRAPIYSETAAYGHMGRKNETVTKTFTQPQGDSVTLDVELFTWEKLDYVDQVKAAFGL, from the coding sequence ATGGCTTATTTATTCACTTCGGAAAGTGTTTCTGAAGGGCATCCAGACAAAGTAGCAGATCAAATTAGTGACGCTTTAATAGATAATTTTTTAGCTTTTGATACCGATTCAAAAGTAGCATGCGAAACCTTAGTGACAACAGGACAAGTAGTACTTGCCGGAGAGGTTAAATCGACCACTTATTTAGATGTTCAAAAAATTGCTCGTGATACGATTAATAAAATTGGATATACTAAAGGTGAATATATGTTCGACGGAAATTCATGTGGTGTATTATCAGCTATTCACGAACAATCGGAAGATATCAACCAAGGTGTAGATCGTGGTAGTAAAGAAGAACAAGGTGCTGGTGACCAGGGAATGATGTTTGGCTATGCGACTAATGAAACGGAGAACTTCATGCCGTTAGCTTTAGATTTATCGCATTTAATTTTAAGAGAATTAGCTGATTTAAGACGTGAGAATAACGAGATTACTTACTTAAGACCAGATTCTAAAAGTCAGGTAACCATTGAGTATGATGATGATAACATCCCACAACGTATTGAAGCCATAGTGGTGTCTACCCAGCATGATGATTTTGCTGATGACGAAACGATGTTAGCAAAAATTAGAAAAGATATCGTGGAGATATTAATCCCACGTGTGATTTCTAAACTTCCAGAAGCGATCCAAAAGTTATTTAATGACGATATTAAATACCACATTAACCCTACTGGAAAATTTGTAATTGGTGGTCCTCACGGTGATACCGGATTAACAGGTCGTAAAATTATTGTGGATACTTACGGCGGAAAAGGCGCTCATGGTGGTGGTGCTTTCTCTGGAAAAGACCCAAGTAAAGTTGATAGAAGTGCCGCTTATGCCACCAGACATATTGCCAAAAACTTAGTTGCTGCAGGTGTTGCCGATGAAGTTTTAGTGCAAGTAAGTTATGCCATTGGTGTTGTAGAACCTATGGGTATTTTTATTGACACTTATGGTACTTGTCCGTTTAACATGACCGATGGCGAAATCGCAGAAAAAGTAAGTCAGATTTTTGACATGCGCCCGTTTGCTATTGAAGAACGCTTAAAATTACGTGCGCCTATTTACAGTGAAACCGCTGCTTACGGTCACATGGGACGTAAAAATGAAACGGTAACTAAAACTTTTACACAGCCACAAGGTGATAGTGTAACCCTAGACGTAGAATTATTCACTTGGGAAAAACTAGACTATGTGGACCAAGTAAAAGCTGCTTTCGGATTGTAA
- the ilvB gene encoding biosynthetic-type acetolactate synthase large subunit produces the protein METQTLNKKEVAEKTQRITGCEAVVRSLIAEGVDILYGYPGGAIMPVYDELYKFQDQIHHVLTRHEQGAAHAAQGFARISGRVGVALATSGPGATNLITGIADAQIDSTPVVCITGQVASHLLGSDAFQETDIVGISTPVTKWNCQVTKAEDIPAAIAKAFYIAKSGRPGPVLVDITKDAQFGELDFKYEKCKGVRSYLPVPKTSQDAVNAAAELINAAKKPMIVWGQGVILGEAEAELKAVVEKAGIPSAWTILGASALESSHPLNVGMVGMHGNYGPNKLTNECDVLIAIGMRFDDRVTGDLNTYAKQAKVIHFDIDPAEINKNVQSDVAVLGNSKESLAMLFDALNENSHEAWLQEFRDLYQVEFDSVINKDLNPTKQGLTMGEVIKQINIQTEGHAAIVTDVGQHQMIACRYADFKMSKSNITSGGLGTMGFALPAAIGAKMAAPDREVVAVIGDGGFQMNIQELGTIFQQKVPVKIVVLNNEFLGMVRQWQQLFFDKRYASTEMTNPDFVTIAKGYQIEGKRVSNRKDMEAAVKEMIASENSYFLEVCVEKEDNVFPMIPSGASVSDVRLS, from the coding sequence ATGGAAACACAAACATTAAATAAAAAAGAAGTGGCAGAAAAAACACAGCGTATTACAGGTTGCGAAGCAGTTGTAAGGTCTTTAATAGCCGAAGGTGTTGATATTCTTTACGGATATCCTGGAGGTGCTATTATGCCCGTTTACGACGAATTGTATAAATTTCAAGATCAAATTCATCACGTCTTAACGCGTCATGAACAAGGTGCAGCGCATGCTGCTCAAGGTTTTGCAAGAATTTCTGGCCGCGTTGGTGTCGCACTAGCGACCTCTGGTCCTGGAGCCACCAATTTAATTACTGGAATTGCCGATGCACAAATCGATTCGACCCCTGTGGTATGTATTACTGGTCAGGTAGCGTCGCATTTGCTTGGTAGTGATGCTTTTCAAGAAACCGATATCGTTGGGATTTCTACGCCAGTTACAAAATGGAACTGTCAGGTTACAAAAGCAGAAGACATTCCTGCAGCTATCGCTAAAGCCTTTTATATCGCTAAAAGCGGAAGACCAGGGCCTGTTTTAGTCGATATTACCAAAGACGCGCAGTTTGGAGAATTAGACTTTAAATATGAAAAATGCAAAGGGGTAAGAAGTTATTTACCTGTTCCAAAAACCAGTCAGGATGCTGTTAACGCTGCCGCGGAATTAATTAATGCTGCGAAAAAACCCATGATTGTTTGGGGACAAGGCGTGATTTTAGGTGAAGCTGAAGCGGAGCTTAAAGCGGTTGTTGAAAAAGCTGGAATTCCATCGGCTTGGACTATTTTAGGGGCTTCGGCTCTAGAATCGTCACACCCATTAAACGTTGGTATGGTTGGTATGCACGGTAACTACGGGCCCAATAAATTAACCAATGAGTGTGATGTACTTATCGCTATTGGAATGCGTTTCGACGATCGTGTTACAGGCGATTTAAACACCTATGCAAAACAAGCTAAAGTGATTCATTTTGATATTGATCCAGCAGAGATTAATAAAAATGTACAATCTGATGTAGCTGTTCTAGGGAATTCTAAAGAGAGTTTAGCCATGTTGTTTGATGCTTTAAATGAAAATTCTCATGAGGCTTGGTTACAGGAATTTAGAGACTTATATCAAGTGGAGTTTGATAGTGTTATTAATAAAGACCTAAACCCTACCAAACAAGGCTTAACCATGGGGGAGGTTATTAAGCAAATTAATATACAGACTGAAGGTCATGCTGCTATTGTAACCGATGTGGGACAGCATCAAATGATTGCTTGTCGTTATGCCGATTTTAAGATGTCTAAAAGTAACATCACTTCGGGCGGATTAGGAACTATGGGCTTTGCGCTTCCGGCAGCTATTGGTGCTAAAATGGCAGCTCCAGATCGAGAGGTTGTAGCTGTTATTGGTGATGGTGGTTTCCAAATGAATATCCAAGAATTAGGGACTATTTTTCAGCAAAAAGTACCTGTGAAAATCGTGGTTTTAAACAATGAATTTTTAGGTATGGTTCGCCAATGGCAACAGTTGTTTTTCGATAAACGTTATGCGTCTACCGAAATGACTAATCCAGACTTTGTAACGATTGCTAAAGGCTATCAAATAGAAGGAAAACGCGTTTCAAACCGTAAGGATATGGAAGCCGCTGTTAAGGAGATGATTGCTTCAGAAAACTCATATTTCTTAGAAGTTTGTGTGGAAAAGGAAGATAATGTGTTTCCTATGATTCCTTCGGGAGCATCGGTTTCAGATGTACGATTAAGTTAA